taatgtacaaaaattaatttactcattttttagtaAATGAAGCAAAATGTAACTCCTATTGCAGAAGCATTTATGGtatttctattcaaattatgTTATTTGAGCTCAGAAATGAatctaattaaatataaatattataagaaaataaatacgAATATGATTTTAAATACAAAGTTGGAATATGTATTAAATACGAAAATAAAGAGTTGGGTAATATAGATAGTTTTGAAACTTAGTACGTGATTGAAAGAAAACATACAAACCCCTTGACATTGCTCCATTTTCATATCTCCATTATTAGTTCTTCAAACATTTTCATTGCAGAAACAGGCAATCCAAGAACCAAATTAATACTTTTATGATCTTTGTGATGAGGAAACAAAATAAGAACAGGGTTTTCGGGCAAAGCAACAGGTCCTGAACAAATAGGTTCACCCCAACCAAAATCTACGGTATATAAAGGTAGCCTAGACCAAGTTGTAAGCAACACAGTTGCAGCCAAAGAAGGTCTAGCTCTTGTCACTTCAAAATAATCAATTGCAGATCTCATAtatctatcatcaaccaattcaatggCTCCTTGTATTAATCCCACTGCAAATGACAATGGTTTCTCCACTAATTCACCAGCTTCAACAATGGAGTTTGTGATGACAATTCCATTACCAGCATATCCTTTTGGTAATGGTGGGATAAACTTTTGCCTTCCATTAATGGCAAAGAGGAGCTTTGTTTTTTGTTGTGGGAGTAAGTTCAATGCTTGGCATCTTGCTTTCCATATAAACCCTGAAAGGGTTTCAAATGTGGTGCATTTTGATAAGACCCTATCTTCCATGGCTGTTTCTTTGAGTTTGGCAAGCTTTGGTGCATCAAAAGTGAATGATTTATGGATGATTTGTTCATGTTGACGAAGGCTGGTTTTGATGGATATGTCTTCTATTTCATCAAATTCATGGTGGGGAAACTCTATTAATGGTGGGTTTCGGGGTTTTAATATGGTTCGGTCTAAAAATGGGGTGAGGTTTAATGGTAAGGCTCTTGTAACTTCACCCCATCCATTAACAAATTCCATTGCAGCAATGCCATCTAGCATACAATGGTTCATGCTCATCCCAATAGCAAATCCTCCACACTTGAATTTAGTCACCTGAAATATCAATTTTCTCTAGTTTTCTTCAATAAATGGTATTGATCTTacgaaacattaaaaaaaattaaaagaagcaAAGTGATAAGGATGGAAAAGGTAAAAATACCATGGATCATGTCCTTATATTAGGAATCATATTGCATTTTGTATTTTCTacttaaaaatgagaaaattagtcCTCAtgtgttagatcaaagagtaaatttgtcattcTATTAAAAGTTCCATCAATTTCTTCCTTAGAATGAGGTGCGCATGGTACGTCACGCGtaattgttttattattctttcactcacattagtttttaacaataaaaaacagatgctttttttaatagaaatgactagtttacttttttatctaatgtacaatgactaatttacttattttttgagtaaaatgaacaaaatgtaatttgactcCTAGTACAATAACCTCCACGATACTTTTACTGAGCGGAAAACTATTAAGTAAAATTTATAGATGTAAGTGTTATAGTTTTTTCAATCTATGGTTGAAGTTTAAAttagttttgaaatttcaaaatattttaatattaatactATATAAGGCATTTTATAAATGTTAACTCAAATCAAACATAAAGCATAATTATATTATAGACGCATGTTTATATGCTTTATGTTTGATTCAAGTTAGCATTTAATGTTTAAATTGACGACTAAGTTGATTGATGGACTAGATTAATAAAGTATTCATATTTTAAcgattaattaaaacattttaaaatttgagaatcAATTTAGAGCTTAAATCATAATTTGGGGACATTTGGTGCAATTAACCCTAAACTTAAATAAAGACTAAAAACAATGTCTTAGCTGCTGTTTTAGGGTTTTGACTCTCTCCACTTTCAATATTTATTGTTGACGGATTATAATCATAGTTGAAGATATCCAAAAGGATGTCGAATCGATTCCACTTCAATTTTCGATTAAACTAGATGATTtgatcattaaaaattaaaattaattacgaaatattcataaaaattaagttaaattaagataaagtaaataaatttactaaaaaaaattatgaaacttaCCCAAAACATAATGAAATAGCCCTACTCTTCTTTCTTAATAGGTTTATATCATGATTTGATGTGcaaattatgtttttgttttcttattttagataataatatacacatgtcacattttttttaaaacgaatTAAGACgaaaattataattcaaataccaaaataaataaatttaaagaatgaaaataaaaaccGAGTATATTTTAAAGGCTATATCGTAacttaaatcttattaaaataaatataaaaatgattttaccTACTGGTTTTTCTACTCTCgttgtttattttatatttttattattttgggcttttttaaaatttttttataaaatttatatgataaaattattagATCACCGTTGCAACAATACACCAATCAAAGATTCAAACTATCTTCATACCTGAACCATTAAAAGAGGTATCTCGAGTAAATTACGAGCATCAGGAATATGATAAACCAACTGTCCAAGAACAACATGATCAACCTTGGTTAAATCCGCCATCTCTTCAACTCCACAATTAGCTTCAGCCTCAACAAAAACAGCACCATCATCGCCATTGCAGTCCACAATGAGCTTCCCTTCTGAGCTAATCATTAATTTCCCAGCAAGTGGATAATAATAAACCAAAATCTTGGATAACCCATTCTTAACCATTTCCACAGCTTCCTCATTGCCTTTACCCTCTGATTTGAAGAAGTAAACAGTGGGGATTGTGGCTGCAATGTTTTGGTCAAGGTTTGAGAGGTAATATAGACCCTTCTTCTCTACGGGTTCATTTGGATGAACCCTAGTGGGCTCTCCTTTTGTTATAGTGATCATTTCATTATTGCTTCCATTGCTAATATCCTCCATTAATCCTAAGATAAACAAGAGATAAAAATCAATCAATGGGAGCAAAGGGGAATCCAAAAGTTTTTTAGGAGttgaattataaactttttaaaagggtaaaattattattatattattttttgaaggtatttaacaaattcttttaattttatttttagacgAAGTGAAATTtgatcatatattaatttataatttaaacttaTTTCTTAAATTGACCCCTCAATAGGAGTATCATTTTTGTCATGATaccgatatatatatattaaacactCAATCGAATTGATGTCACGAGTCGATTGAGTATGAATGAAAAAATATCCTTACTTTATAAAGTAAATTGTATTCTGAgggtatttttatcattttatatattttattataaaaataaaaaatatacaaatataatagGATTTGAACCCAAGTGGGTTCTATAGTTTTCAACATTTATATTTTACCATTAATCAAccaaaatcttattttattatttagattatttttttataaatatatttgttaaataattttatttttttaaaatgtgtcaTAATCTAATAATTATCAGTTAGATTCAATAACTTAACCtagttattatattttattttttatgtaactaaataaaaaaatgagataaagagttattaaaatttagttaaaaatattaaattcttgTAGCAACAAATATAGGTTTGAACACATTGATATTACTTGAAATGAACTGaaacatgtttaaatttttatcaaaataaaacttctACTTCTTAATATCGATTTAAGGCTGAAAGATATATATGAACCAATAAAACCCATACTAACCAGTGAGACCGATATCGATACAATTCCAACAACCATGAATGATCTCATTGTTTACCCTGGAAGTGCTAACTATGATTTGCATGTGAATTATGAGCATGAAGCTCAGTTATGTGGGCATGGAGGTTTTAAAATTGAAGGTTAGTTTAGTATATAATAGGAATGAAAACATACCTGGAATCaataaaaagaaactgaaatgcTGCAACTGTGGTTTTTTATTATATGTTGTTTTGGTGTAGAGCTTGAACTTATATAGGAAAAGCTTGAGCAACAAAGTCTTTACAATTACCAAAAGGATAGCAACAGATGAGTGCCAAGGAATGGTTCTGCCTGTAAAGTCCCTTTACACTTATTTATCAGTAAAATTGATTGAATCGTGATTCGATggataatttgatttgaaatatataatttaacttttaaattctATGAATTCAATTGAAAAAGActttttttatctaaatattataattattaaaataagataaaatcaataatattttagtaaatttaatatcaaattttGAGATCTCGAAATGTCAGATTTGACATCAATCTAGCAAGACAGAGAAGGTCTCACATCttgaaatttcaatataaaaattataaatacaaaattCAAGTTATTGTtgaaaaacataatattttggtaaataatttaAGACCCATTAATTtcttaatattttagtaaaaagcagattgaaaatttattatatgtGACAGGAATTTCAACatttaacttttaactttatattaaaatttatattataaaaactcttagtaaaatatattttgttgtaaaatttaattatttaaaatttttaaaataattgaagtgAAAGTTATTTTTTGGGGGATAAAACAGAGTACTTAATTACCGTTAAAATCATGGAAAGAAACACAAgatgaaattatgagttaaaaaggacgaaaaattaaataaatggttaaaataaaaaattttataaaattggaggtccattatctaataattttttttaaagttattaaattaatatactttcTTATTTTTCATATGATGTTTGTAGTAATAAATAGTTGAACAGTGTAAAGCTTCATTACTTGATAGAAGCATTTAAGAGAGAAATGAGGTTGGTAGGTCGGTGGGTGGGTTTAGTTAGCTTACTCTTTATCATATTCATAGAAGTTTTTAATCTTTGATTAACTAAAGCTTTTCTGTAAGAGTAAAAATCACATGTTTTTGTTTCCTAATATTTCATGCTCCAAGCTACATGGGATTTAATATTTGATTGGAACCGCCTTCTAAAACAATGTTTCCTTGATGAATAGGGTTTAGCTATTTTCAAACGCAAATGAAGAAATATGGATTTCAGCATTCATATATACCCATTTGTTAAGGTTAGGAGCTAAGCCACCCTAAATAGGCTTACACCCTCCTAAATGCCTTTGACTTTGAGGGAACCATAATACCCATTTGCAAACTTCATCCATGCccactttttttaaaatatttatgttggTTTAACCTTCACTTCAttctatatataaatatcattttGGGATTAAGTCCCAATTAATTGCTTGGAGTTCAACTTTTTATACGTCGCTAGTAAGTGTTACACTTTTTCTCAAATGAGCTTAAGTGGAGGTtaaatttttctctctttttttttttaagtagaaGTTTGTAACGACGTAACAATTAAGAAGTGGTAATGTCATCCAACGTTAAACAATAAATGATATGCAGGTAACCCAAACCAAAACTCAAAGAGCAATCATCATCTAGTGACCAATGAGCAAGACTGTAGGCAATCCCATTGGTCAACTtgaaaacataacaaaaataaacagaaacaAAACCGACACAAGGTCCATAAGCCTCCTCAAAGATTTGGCCATACAAAGATGAGTCCAACAAACAATTATTAAGCCTACAAATAAGTGCATCACAGTCGCTCTTAATAGTGATCCAATGAAAACCATGATTCCTATGAAGAATAAAGGCCTCGATATCAGCATATGCCTTGGCAGAGAAAGGTTGAAAGCACGACGCAGAAGACAAGCGTAGCCAACCCGCACTACACCTTTTGAGTCACAAGCAATCCCTCCGCATGAACCTTTCCTCTCGGTCCAACTCCAGGCAACATCCGCATTAAATAGGAGCATATCATCGCTAAGTGC
The Gossypium hirsutum isolate 1008001.06 chromosome A07, Gossypium_hirsutum_v2.1, whole genome shotgun sequence genome window above contains:
- the LOC107926208 gene encoding omega-hydroxypalmitate O-feruloyl transferase — encoded protein: MITITKGEPTRVHPNEPVEKKGLYYLSNLDQNIAATIPTVYFFKSEGKGNEEAVEMVKNGLSKILVYYYPLAGKLMISSEGKLIVDCNGDDGAVFVEAEANCGVEEMADLTKVDHVVLGQLVYHIPDARNLLEIPLLMVQVTKFKCGGFAIGMSMNHCMLDGIAAMEFVNGWGEVTRALPLNLTPFLDRTILKPRNPPLIEFPHHEFDEIEDISIKTSLRQHEQIIHKSFTFDAPKLAKLKETAMEDRVLSKCTTFETLSGFIWKARCQALNLLPQQKTKLLFAINGRQKFIPPLPKGYAGNGIVITNSIVEAGELVEKPLSFAVGLIQGAIELVDDRYMRSAIDYFEVTRARPSLAATVLLTTWSRLPLYTVDFGWGEPICSGPVALPENPVLILFPHHKDHKSINLVLGLPVSAMKMFEELIMEI